The following proteins are co-located in the Dietzia timorensis genome:
- a CDS encoding TrmH family RNA methyltransferase, translating into MRVIDIGDPADSRLDPFRDLNVADRRPDAGDSGLVIAEGLYVVGRMLVSPLSTMALAGTEAKLGRLREDLAAEGHSLDALAGDAPFYRVSNEVLSAVIGFASSRDVLAVAPRPTPRMTSDVLGPARTLMVLEGVNNAENLGAMFRGAAAFGADGILMGAATADPWYRRTVRVSMGHVMNVPWANLGGTPTTWQRGLTELHDAGFSTIALTPSADATLAEAMARVGAAGGAGRVALLVGAEGPGLTEHAMRAATLRARIPMAAGVDSLNVATAAQIALYERFR; encoded by the coding sequence GTGCGCGTTATCGACATCGGCGACCCCGCCGACTCCCGCCTCGACCCGTTTCGCGATCTCAACGTCGCCGACCGTCGTCCCGATGCCGGTGACTCGGGGCTCGTCATCGCCGAGGGGCTGTACGTCGTCGGCAGGATGCTCGTCTCACCGCTGTCCACGATGGCGCTCGCCGGCACCGAGGCGAAGCTCGGCCGACTCCGCGAGGACCTCGCCGCCGAGGGGCATTCGCTCGACGCGCTGGCGGGGGACGCGCCGTTCTACCGCGTCTCGAATGAGGTGCTCTCCGCCGTCATCGGCTTTGCTTCTTCCCGGGACGTGCTCGCCGTCGCCCCACGCCCCACGCCGCGTATGACGTCGGACGTACTTGGCCCGGCCAGGACGCTGATGGTGCTCGAGGGCGTCAACAATGCGGAGAACCTCGGCGCCATGTTCCGCGGGGCCGCGGCGTTCGGCGCCGACGGGATCCTCATGGGCGCCGCGACCGCGGACCCCTGGTATCGGCGGACCGTGCGCGTGTCCATGGGCCACGTGATGAACGTGCCGTGGGCAAACCTCGGTGGCACGCCGACGACCTGGCAGCGCGGACTCACGGAGCTCCACGACGCCGGGTTCTCGACCATCGCGTTGACGCCTTCCGCGGACGCCACGCTCGCCGAGGCGATGGCCCGGGTGGGCGCGGCCGGCGGCGCCGGCAGGGTGGCGCTGCTCGTGGGCGCCGAGGGGCCCGGGCTCACCGAGCACGCGATGCGCGCGGCAACCCTGCGCGCAAGGATTCCGATGGCCGCCGGCGTCGACTCGCTCAACGTCGCCACCGCCGCGCAGATCGCGCTCTACGAGCGATTTCGCTGA